A window of Serinus canaria isolate serCan28SL12 chromosome 27, serCan2020, whole genome shotgun sequence genomic DNA:
TGCTCCCCggggcccagctcctgccagccgGGTaccagcaccacagcagctcGTCCACAGCATGGCCAGGATGAAAGCAGGgaccagcagggcacaggggtgggggctgcagctgccaaatTGCTGCCTGCCACCAGCCCGAGGGGCTGCACACCCCAgaatccctctgctcctgcaatgcaggagggcacagcacCAATCTGTGCCCTGCAACTTGTGCCCCACTGCTCCActcccccagggctggcagcagtggcagagctgagccaagAGTTTGGGGAGATTTCCGTCTGCCGCGTGGGCAGGGAACAAACACGGCTGCTGGCAGCAAGgctggcatggcagggacagcagagcagggcccccTCTTTCTTCCCAagcctctccagctcctgacACTCTCCAAGCCCCAAAGGGagccctctggagctgggggggctATCCCTGTGTGGTCCCAGCCAACAGAGGGGCCTGGAGTGGGGCCAGAGGTCCCGGGCAGCTGCCAGCGTGGGGGCACCTGCAGAGAGgaccagggcaggcagcagcagcacctgcctgtGTGGGTTCTGCCATGTGTTTGGGAAGTCTTAACACTCAGTTGCCATTTCTGCTGTCAGCCCCGGCTTGTTATTTCTGGCACTAATTATGTTCTGGCGTTTGACAGCTAATGACTCTTCCCCGCTTCCTCATCAGCCTCCCCCACTCTGCTTGCTCCCTACCatacagctctgcagcccaccCACCCACACCCTGCCCCAGTGCAGGaagccctgagccccccaggacGTGCCTGGGtccacagccagagctgtggtggagctggggctgccctccAGGACCCacctgcctgctgtgcctggaTGAGCTTCCCATACACGGCGTCAGCAGACTCGATCAACGTCCGGCTGGTCTGGATCATCTAGGGAGAGGGGCAATGTGAgcagctgggcagccctggccctgggccCCCTGGCCAAGTGGATGGGGGTACAGGGttcagcaggggctgcccccTGCACCAGCACAGTGCCTGGGGTCTGTCTGGCCCTTCCCACCTCAGAACACACGGCCGTGTATGGTGTGACCAGCATGTGACCAATGGCCAGGTTCCCTTCAACACAAAAGAaggaagcagctctggctggggctAATAATGGGATTTCTCCCACCTGGTGGGACCAGGGCAAGGCACAGGCAGTGCAGGCACAGGGTAGGAGCTGCAGTGTCCGAGGGTCGGACTTGATCAGGGCAAGCCTGTGCCTTGGCAAGACCCCTCCCTGGGCATCCCTCATGCAGCCTCCTGCCCCAGGAAGGGTACAATGAGTTCAGGGTTCCCCATCCTTGGACCTTCTGATCCATCCCACAAAACCTGCCTGGGTTCATTCCACAAAACTCAGGTTCACGCCACAAAACCTGCCCAGGTTCACCCCACAAAACCTCCACCGCAGTGGGTGCTGGTCCCAGTGCCACTGATCCCAGGGAGCCTCTCCAAGAggtcaggccctggcagggtggcactTACCGTCTCGTAGGCAGTGAGGACCTTGCGCAGCAGGTCAGGGATGGGGCCCTGGGCCTCCATGGGGGGGTACTGCTCTGCCAGGTTGAGGGTGACGCTGGGTGCGCTGTCACTGTGCAGCAGCCATGTGGACACCGTCAGGATGCACTGCTTCATATTGGCAGCGGGTGTCAGCCCACACAGCTCCTTGAAGGACACCAAGGCATTCTGCAGAGACCAGTGTCTAGTgtcaggagctcagctgggaggaCCCCCAGTAGCCCCTCCAACACAGGAATACCCCCATTTCCCACAGCTCTCTGTTCCAGGTAAGGCTCCTCACTCACATCCCCCAGGAAAAGGGGGACAGCCTGGCTCCCCACCActctcagcccagccccatcctcccCTAAAGAAACCAATCCTCTGGTGCCTCGGCAGGGTCCTACCTGCACATTCTCCCGCAGGTCAGTGGCCTCCCGCAGGGGCTGGGTGGCTGTCCGGAAGACTTCATCGATGGCTTTGATGCCGGTGGCCTTGGTGGAGGTGTACTCCCTCACTCGGCGGCCCCGGCGCCCCGCCAGCCCCCGGCGGTGCCCCTTGCCCCCGCCACGGCGGTCGGTGATGGCCACGTGCACAAAGAGGGTGGCGTGGGGCAGGGGCTCCCCGGCCAGCGACTGGAGGGGGACGTGGCGGTAGCCAGGCTGCAGGCACTCGAAGGGGATGGTGTACTGGGCAATGAACTCGTCCCCGATGTAGTCATCGTCCAGCACGACGAAGCGCAGGACGGCCAGCTCCGGCAGGTTGATCTGGAACTCCAGGCTCTCGTCGAAGATGGGATTGTCCCCGCTCTGCAGGGCTGTCTTGGTGCGGTGCTCGGCACAGTCGGCCGGGATGCCGTGGATTTCAGCACACACATAGGGCTCCACCACCTCGCCCTTGGCCCCCGAGCCCTTGGGCTTGGGGAGATTCTGCCCGCTGATGACCTtgaggtgcaggagctgggcaggcacgCCGGGCAGGGAGTCCTTGGCGTTGGCACTGAAGTAGGAGACCTCCTCCCGCATGATGGCCGGGCGCAGGACGTAGCCACAGGCCCCATTCTGCCGGAACCAGCCCGCATTCAGGTCCATCATGAGCCCTGGGGTCTGGTAGTTCATGGCCACCATCTGGCAGCCGCACTTCCAGAAGTCCTGGGGGTTCATGTTGCTGGCGTCGATGCGCATGGGGCTGGGGTAGACACGGGACAGGAACCGCTTGTTGTAGCTGACCAGCTCAGCCGGACACTCGTTGGCGAAGCGTCCCGCCTCCACCTCGCTGAAGGAGCACATCTCCCAGTAGCGCTGCCCACGTCTCGAGCTCTCAAAGTCCTGGAAGGGCACTGCCTGGCAGAGGCTCACCAGCTCCGAGAGCTCACGGCTGAGGCGCACCCGCCGCAGGCCGCCTCCCTCCGGTGCCTCCCGGTCCTCCTGGCCCAATCGCCGCGCCAGctcccagccttcctcctcATCCGACACCTCCCCCTCGCTGTCCTCACAGGTGGGCGGCAGCTTCTTGCCCTTGATGAGGATGCGGCCCTTGAGCTCCTCCGGGGAGGGCAGGTAGGAGGCCACAGGGTTGGGGGGCTCCAGGTACAGCTTCTCCCCCAGCGTCTTGCGCAGGCACTGGGCAGCAAGCCGCTGCTGGGGGGCCGAGCAGCGCACCACCAGGCAGAGGATGAGGGGGTAGGCAGAGGCAGTGAAGGCGTGCTGGTCGATCAGCCCCACCACGGCACGGAAGGGCACACAGGAGGCAGCCGAGGGGCTGGTGTAGACCACGGGCTCACCCTCGGGGCCATCCCACAGCACCAGCTCGATGCTGCGGCAGCCCAGGCCCAGGGCACTGATGTAGCCACTGATGTCTGAGCGGCCCCAGAAGTTGTCCTCCAGCAGGCAGGCACTGTGGGCAGAGCTAATGTAGTAGTGGGAGAGGGGCTGAGCCATGTCCTGGCAGACCTTACGGTGCTGGGGGTCAAAGATAGAGCAGTCAGCAGAGAGCAGGTAACGTGTGAAGCCATCGATGGCCAGGTagcccttctccctgccctccttggAGGGCTCATACTTGCTGACGATCTCCAAACACTTCTCCTCTGTCACCccctccatgccctgctccaCCTCCAGGAACATCAGCAGGTCCTTCACACCCAGGTATTCCTTGTTGCTGGAGAACTGGACCAGCAGGAAAAAGATTTCAGGGCGGGTGCAGAGCTCACAGTATGCCTCCACAAAGAGGTCACAGGCCACCTCCATGCCAGGACGCTCGCTggccttctgcagctccttgaaCTTCAGCTCGATGGTGGAGGTCTTCATGCCAGGGTTGAGTGCTTTGATCAGCTGCACAGCACGGGATACGGGGATGCGGCCAGACTTCTCCAGGTCAGCCAGGTCGAAGACAGAGGAGATCCAGGATGTCCGGAGGCTGGGGTGGCCAGTCCCGGgggcctcagggctgtgctttcCATAGGACACCAGGTAGCGCAGCCCCATCACCCAGGCACTCACCACATCTGCCGAGCTGGCCACCAGGTCCAGGGACTCGTAGTTGTCCCCATAGATGATGGAGAAGGCGCACTCATCGGGGAACTGGTCGGAGAGGCCATTGCTGCGCAGGACTGGCGTCTTCTTGCCCACCCTCACCTCTTTGACAGATTTGATCTCAATCTTGGCCTTTTCTGAGTCCTTCTTGGAGGGCTCCCAGCGCACGGAGCGCATGTCGGCGTCCAGCACGAAGAAGCGGCTGTACATGCGGGAGTTGGAGCGCACCTTCTTCAGCTCGCAGCCCTCCAGCATCAGGGAGatgcaggcagctgtgctgttGATCTTGCGGTCATTGGGCATGGAGCTGAAGGACACTGTCTTCTTCTTGTGTGGGGGCCGCTGCCGAGAGCCGTCCTGCCAGggtgggaaaggagcagagccgtcagggacagccaggcagCACACGCCCCACCAGCTCCTGGCATCCTCCTGCCCCATggtccccccaccccagcactgccccagggtGCCCCAGCACCACACTAAGCCCCGTGCACTCCAGTCCGCCCCTCTTctgggggctgggagccagctccagccctggcttcCCTCACAGCTCATTGCCTGGCTTATTTTaactctgctttccttccttccttcctgctcctggccctgagCTGGATCCTTCCTCGCTGCTTGCTCACCCTCACAGGCACAGCCGTGCgccagcagcccagcacagcccctgtcTCCTtggcctggggagcagaggaaaacagacaCCCAGCTTGTGATGCAcgagcagagctgctcctagGGAACCCAGGAGAGATCCCCCACTCTTCTGTGAGGAGTGGGGCAggacagcccctgccagtgccacaTGCTGGGGACAACCATGGCTGTGTCCCACAGAGCGCAGGGTCACGATGGCACGGGCTGTTTGCTGCCAGCACCTCGTGCCCACACTCTGCCCTGCCtccccacagggaggggggaccCAGCTGCcacggggctggcaggggatAAGGGGgaacagcagggccaggagtgtATTATGGGATGGATTTCATTAAGTAGCACAGTAGGAGGAGGTTTAATCCACTTCTTCAAGATTATGGTGAGTCACCTCTAATCTGGTGGTGTCTCTGTCAGAGGC
This region includes:
- the LOC103821726 gene encoding inactive phospholipase C-like protein 2, whose translation is MAEGPRGAPPPGSPRPAAPLPNGPRGGGGGSPGSGSGSSSREDSAERSPAPAAPRASIMKDGSRQRPPHKKKTVSFSSMPNDRKINSTAACISLMLEGCELKKVRSNSRMYSRFFVLDADMRSVRWEPSKKDSEKAKIEIKSVKEVRVGKKTPVLRSNGLSDQFPDECAFSIIYGDNYESLDLVASSADVVSAWVMGLRYLVSYGKHSPEAPGTGHPSLRTSWISSVFDLADLEKSGRIPVSRAVQLIKALNPGMKTSTIELKFKELQKASERPGMEVACDLFVEAYCELCTRPEIFFLLVQFSSNKEYLGVKDLLMFLEVEQGMEGVTEEKCLEIVSKYEPSKEGREKGYLAIDGFTRYLLSADCSIFDPQHRKVCQDMAQPLSHYYISSAHSACLLEDNFWGRSDISGYISALGLGCRSIELVLWDGPEGEPVVYTSPSAASCVPFRAVVGLIDQHAFTASAYPLILCLVVRCSAPQQRLAAQCLRKTLGEKLYLEPPNPVASYLPSPEELKGRILIKGKKLPPTCEDSEGEVSDEEEGWELARRLGQEDREAPEGGGLRRVRLSRELSELVSLCQAVPFQDFESSRRGQRYWEMCSFSEVEAGRFANECPAELVSYNKRFLSRVYPSPMRIDASNMNPQDFWKCGCQMVAMNYQTPGLMMDLNAGWFRQNGACGYVLRPAIMREEVSYFSANAKDSLPGVPAQLLHLKVISGQNLPKPKGSGAKGEVVEPYVCAEIHGIPADCAEHRTKTALQSGDNPIFDESLEFQINLPELAVLRFVVLDDDYIGDEFIAQYTIPFECLQPGYRHVPLQSLAGEPLPHATLFVHVAITDRRGGGKGHRRGLAGRRGRRVREYTSTKATGIKAIDEVFRTATQPLREATDLRENVQNALVSFKELCGLTPAANMKQCILTVSTWLLHSDSAPSVTLNLAEQYPPMEAQGPIPDLLRKVLTAYETMIQTSRTLIESADAVYGKLIQAQQAGMDFHKELHRIETKEGLRGRKLQKALESFAWNITVLKGQADLLKHAKAEALDNLWQIHNAGQSCGIGRNGSASPEPSRLQAPLEPIPETDGGGDTASC